In Amycolatopsis methanolica 239, a single genomic region encodes these proteins:
- a CDS encoding GntR family transcriptional regulator: MALADIEPVSRESTAAIIARQLREAIMNGTFAPGTQLGETELAGRFQVSRGPLREAMQRLVSEGLLRSERHRGLFVIDLEPDDVHDIYSARFAIERAALIRVLRHGDREGLALRLLDAVEEMASATDGDEVSAADVRFHEELVAASGSKRLGRMARTLLIETRMCLSALHRTYATNEERVTEHKRIAEAIGAGDEELAVSLLEAHMEDAVQRLAPGTSLHA; encoded by the coding sequence ATGGCCCTGGCCGACATCGAACCGGTGAGCCGGGAGTCGACCGCGGCGATCATCGCGCGGCAGCTCCGCGAGGCGATCATGAACGGCACGTTCGCGCCGGGCACGCAGCTCGGGGAGACCGAGCTGGCCGGCCGGTTCCAGGTGTCCCGCGGCCCGCTGCGCGAGGCGATGCAGCGGCTGGTGTCAGAGGGCCTGCTGCGCAGCGAGCGGCACCGCGGGCTGTTCGTGATCGACCTCGAACCGGACGACGTGCACGACATCTACTCGGCACGGTTCGCCATCGAGCGGGCCGCGCTGATCCGGGTGCTGCGGCACGGCGACCGGGAGGGGCTGGCCCTCCGGCTGCTGGACGCGGTGGAGGAGATGGCGTCGGCCACCGACGGGGACGAGGTGTCGGCCGCGGACGTCCGGTTCCACGAGGAGCTGGTGGCAGCCTCCGGATCGAAGCGGCTCGGGCGGATGGCGCGGACGCTGCTCATCGAGACGCGGATGTGCCTGTCCGCGCTGCACCGCACGTACGCGACGAACGAGGAGCGGGTGACCGAGCACAAGCGCATCGCGGAGGCGATCGGCGCCGGTGACGAGGAGCTCGCGGTGTCGCTGCTGGAGGCGCACATGGAGGACGCGGTGCAGCGCCTCGCCCCGGGAACCAGCCTGCACGCCTGA
- a CDS encoding amidase yields MSTLLTASELVAAYSTGEISPVEATEAALRSIEERDRECNAFCLVDPEVAREGAKASETRWREGNPIGSLDGVPTSIKDMFLTQGWPTLRGSTCVDRDQPWEVDSPVTARLRENGLVLLGKTTTPELAWKGVTDNPLTGVTRNPWNPAKTPGGSSGGSGAAVAAGMGELSVGTDGGGSVRIPASFCGIVGLKPTYGRIPLWPASPFGALSHAGPMARSVSDVALLLDVLALPDHRDPNALEPPAGAYREAVRRDVRGLYAAFSPTLGWARVDPEVRQIVTSAVAALDEAGLRVEEADPGFADPREAFDVLWSTGAAQWLDTFPAGCEAKVDPGLRQVWEQGKTYSAADYLAANAERAELGIRMGEFHTRYDVLITPTVAIPPFEAGFDVPPGSGMSGWPDWTPFTYPFNMTQQPAISVPAGMTADGLPVGLQIVGPRHSDDLVLAVARLFEEVRPWPTDRPAGRPGAP; encoded by the coding sequence ATGAGCACCCTGTTGACGGCGAGTGAGCTGGTCGCCGCGTACTCGACCGGCGAGATCAGCCCCGTCGAGGCCACCGAGGCCGCGCTGCGCTCGATCGAGGAGCGGGACCGGGAGTGCAACGCGTTCTGCCTGGTCGACCCGGAGGTGGCCCGCGAGGGGGCCAAGGCGTCGGAGACGCGGTGGCGCGAGGGCAACCCGATCGGCTCGCTGGACGGGGTGCCGACCTCGATCAAGGACATGTTCCTGACCCAGGGCTGGCCCACCCTGCGTGGTTCGACGTGCGTCGACCGGGACCAGCCGTGGGAGGTGGACAGCCCGGTCACCGCGCGGCTGCGGGAGAACGGGCTGGTCCTGCTCGGCAAGACGACGACGCCCGAGCTGGCGTGGAAGGGCGTGACGGACAACCCGCTGACCGGGGTGACGCGCAACCCGTGGAACCCGGCGAAGACGCCCGGCGGGTCCAGCGGTGGCAGCGGCGCGGCGGTCGCGGCCGGGATGGGTGAGCTGTCGGTCGGGACCGACGGTGGCGGGTCCGTGCGGATCCCGGCGTCGTTCTGCGGGATCGTCGGGCTGAAGCCGACATACGGTCGTATCCCGTTGTGGCCGGCGAGCCCGTTCGGCGCGTTGTCGCACGCCGGGCCGATGGCGCGGTCGGTGTCGGACGTGGCGTTGTTGCTGGACGTGCTGGCGCTGCCGGACCACCGGGACCCGAACGCGCTGGAGCCGCCGGCGGGCGCGTACCGCGAGGCCGTGCGGCGGGACGTGCGGGGTTTGTACGCGGCGTTCTCGCCGACTCTGGGCTGGGCCCGCGTGGACCCGGAGGTGCGGCAGATAGTCACGTCGGCGGTCGCGGCGCTCGATGAGGCCGGGTTGCGGGTCGAGGAGGCCGACCCGGGTTTCGCCGACCCGCGGGAGGCGTTCGACGTGCTGTGGTCGACCGGCGCGGCCCAGTGGCTGGACACGTTCCCGGCCGGCTGCGAGGCGAAGGTCGACCCGGGCCTGCGGCAGGTGTGGGAGCAGGGGAAGACGTACTCGGCGGCTGACTACCTGGCGGCCAACGCGGAGCGCGCGGAGCTGGGTATCAGGATGGGCGAGTTCCACACGCGGTACGACGTGCTGATCACCCCGACGGTGGCCATCCCGCCCTTCGAGGCCGGTTTCGATGTGCCGCCGGGCAGCGGGATGAGCGGCTGGCCGGACTGGACGCCCTTCACGTACCCGTTCAACATGACCCAGCAGCCGGCGATCAGCGTGCCGGCGGGGATGACGGCGGATGGTCTGCCTGTGGGGTTGCAGATCGTGGGGCCGCGGCACTCGGATGACCTGGTGCTGGCGGTGGCGAGGCTGTTCGAGGAGGTCCGCCCGTGGCCGACGGACCGGCCCGCTGGGCGGCCGGGTGCGCCGTGA
- a CDS encoding glutathione S-transferase family protein: MTIPTDPETGEFKRAPNRFTARITADGADGWPAEAGRYRLVVSRACPWASRALIVRRLMGLEEALSVAIADPIQDERSWRFTLDPGGRDPVLGIEFLGEAYRAADPDYDGGISVPAIVDIPSGKLVTNDYPQITLDLDTQWGAHYRDGAPDLYPEALRDEIDEINRAVHRDVNAAVYEAGFATKQSAYDDAYRRLFARLDELSERLAGQRYLVGDTITEADIRLFTTLVRFDAVYHGHFKCNRNKLTEMPVLWAYARDLFQTPGFGDTVDFDHIKRHYYQVHEQVNPSRIVPGGPDLSGWAQPHGRADLGGRPFGDGTPPGPPPRHEVVPPQW; this comes from the coding sequence ATGACCATCCCGACGGATCCGGAAACCGGCGAGTTCAAGCGAGCGCCGAACCGCTTCACGGCGCGGATCACGGCCGACGGAGCGGATGGCTGGCCTGCCGAGGCGGGCCGGTACCGGCTCGTCGTCAGCCGCGCGTGCCCGTGGGCCAGCCGCGCGCTCATCGTGCGCAGGCTGATGGGGCTGGAGGAAGCGCTGTCAGTCGCGATCGCCGACCCGATCCAGGACGAGCGGAGCTGGCGGTTCACACTCGACCCCGGCGGGCGGGATCCCGTGCTGGGCATCGAGTTCCTCGGCGAGGCCTACCGCGCGGCCGACCCGGACTACGACGGCGGCATCAGCGTGCCCGCGATCGTCGACATCCCCAGCGGCAAGCTGGTCACCAACGACTACCCGCAGATCACCCTCGACCTGGACACGCAGTGGGGCGCCCACTACCGCGACGGCGCGCCGGACCTGTACCCCGAGGCGTTGCGCGACGAGATCGACGAGATCAACCGCGCGGTGCACCGCGACGTCAACGCCGCGGTGTACGAGGCGGGGTTCGCGACGAAGCAGTCCGCCTACGACGACGCGTACCGGCGGTTGTTCGCGCGGCTCGACGAGCTGTCCGAGCGCCTGGCGGGCCAGCGGTACCTGGTCGGGGACACGATCACCGAGGCCGACATCCGGCTGTTCACCACGCTCGTCCGGTTCGACGCGGTCTACCACGGGCACTTCAAGTGCAACCGGAACAAACTGACCGAGATGCCGGTCTTGTGGGCGTACGCGCGGGATCTGTTCCAGACGCCCGGTTTCGGCGACACCGTGGACTTCGACCACATCAAGCGGCACTACTACCAGGTGCACGAGCAGGTCAACCCGTCGCGGATTGTGCCGGGTGGTCCGGACCTTTCCGGGTGGGCGCAGCCGCACGGGCGCGCCGACCTGGGCGGACGGCCCTTCGGCGACGGCACACCGCCGGGGCCGCCGCCCCGGCACGAGGTCGTCCCCCCGCAGTGGTGA
- a CDS encoding WS/DGAT/MGAT family O-acyltransferase — MPLMPFTDSMFLLVESREHPMHVGGLQLFQTPEGADHTWLRSLREDLVKNTDVRRLFRQRVARPVNTLGYAAWARDEDLDLDYHFRHSALPYPGRVRELLELTSRWHSTLLDRHRPLWEIHLVEGLQDGRFAMYSKVHHALMDGVSALRHLQGTLSDDPDDRSCPPPWGSRQVSRGKPPRNARSLLRVGTSSLKQIAGMAPAAAKVAREAFREHTLLLPMQAPKTIFNVPIGGARRFAAQSWPLGRVRAIATATGTSRNDVVLAMCSGALRDYLIEQRALPDAPLVAMVPVSMRKPTDTGEAAGNQIGAVLCNLGTDKPDPASRLMTIHQSMREAKRIFKELTPLQALLLSGINVAPLGISPVPGFVNNTRPPFNLVISNVPGPRKQMYWNGAKLDGIYPASVLLDGQALNITLTNNGDNLDFGITGCRRSVPHLQRILTHLDTALEELEFAAR; from the coding sequence ATGCCGTTGATGCCCTTCACCGACTCGATGTTCCTGCTGGTGGAAAGTCGCGAGCACCCGATGCACGTCGGCGGCCTGCAGCTGTTCCAGACCCCCGAGGGCGCCGACCACACCTGGCTGCGCAGCCTGCGTGAGGACCTGGTCAAGAACACCGACGTGCGCCGGCTGTTCCGGCAGCGCGTTGCCCGCCCCGTGAACACGCTCGGTTACGCCGCATGGGCCCGCGACGAAGATCTCGATCTTGACTACCACTTCCGGCATTCCGCGCTGCCGTACCCGGGCCGGGTGCGGGAACTGCTGGAGCTGACGTCACGCTGGCACAGCACGCTGCTCGACCGGCACCGTCCGCTCTGGGAGATCCACCTGGTCGAAGGCCTGCAGGACGGCCGGTTCGCCATGTACAGCAAGGTGCACCACGCGCTGATGGACGGCGTTTCGGCGTTGCGGCACCTGCAGGGCACGCTGTCCGACGACCCGGACGATCGCAGCTGCCCGCCGCCGTGGGGCTCGCGTCAGGTGTCGCGCGGCAAGCCGCCACGTAACGCACGGTCACTGCTGCGCGTGGGCACGAGTTCGCTGAAGCAGATCGCCGGAATGGCGCCGGCAGCGGCGAAGGTGGCGCGGGAAGCGTTCCGCGAGCACACGCTGCTGCTGCCGATGCAGGCCCCGAAGACGATCTTCAACGTGCCGATCGGCGGCGCGCGCCGGTTCGCCGCGCAGTCCTGGCCGCTCGGGCGGGTGCGTGCGATCGCGACCGCCACCGGGACCTCCCGCAACGACGTGGTGCTCGCGATGTGCTCGGGCGCGTTGCGGGACTACCTCATCGAGCAGCGCGCGTTGCCGGACGCGCCGCTGGTCGCGATGGTGCCGGTGTCGATGCGCAAGCCGACCGACACCGGGGAGGCCGCCGGCAACCAGATCGGCGCGGTGCTGTGCAACCTCGGGACCGATAAGCCGGATCCGGCGTCCCGGCTGATGACGATCCACCAGTCGATGCGCGAGGCGAAGCGGATCTTCAAGGAGCTGACGCCGTTGCAGGCGCTGCTGCTGTCGGGTATCAACGTGGCGCCACTGGGCATCTCGCCGGTGCCCGGGTTCGTGAACAACACACGCCCGCCGTTCAACCTGGTGATCTCGAACGTGCCGGGGCCGCGCAAGCAGATGTACTGGAACGGCGCGAAGCTGGACGGCATCTACCCGGCGTCGGTGCTGCTGGACGGGCAGGCGCTCAACATCACGCTGACCAACAACGGGGACAACCTGGACTTCGGGATCACGGGGTGCCGCCGGTCGGTGCCGCACCTGCAGCGGATCCTGACGCACCTGGACACAGCGCTGGAGGAACTGGAGTTCGCCGCGCGCTGA
- a CDS encoding maleate cis-trans isomerase family protein, which yields MATVGFIYPDHAAEDDYPFAERLLGYRISLPVEHIYGTDLHAVPELLDLGSEKRLAEGAALLARHEPDAVVWACTSGSFVYRWQGAHEQVEKLSAAAGKPASSTSFAFVRAAQALGLKRVSVAASYPDDVAKLFVDFLGAGGIEVVAMSSEDIDTAAEVGRLSPEAVVELAVAHDHPAADAVLVPDTAMRTLGVLGAIEDRLGKPVLTANQVTIWEGLRLTGQVPRCDQLGRLFAEGR from the coding sequence ATGGCGACCGTCGGCTTCATCTACCCGGACCACGCCGCGGAGGACGACTACCCGTTCGCCGAGCGGCTGCTGGGTTACCGGATCTCGCTGCCGGTCGAGCACATCTACGGCACCGACCTGCACGCCGTGCCCGAGCTGCTCGACCTGGGCAGCGAGAAGCGGCTGGCCGAGGGCGCCGCGCTGCTCGCCAGGCACGAGCCGGACGCCGTGGTGTGGGCGTGCACCAGCGGCAGCTTCGTCTACCGCTGGCAGGGCGCGCACGAGCAGGTGGAGAAGCTGTCGGCCGCGGCGGGGAAACCGGCGTCGAGCACGTCGTTCGCGTTCGTCCGGGCCGCGCAGGCGCTCGGTCTGAAGCGGGTGTCGGTGGCCGCGAGCTACCCGGACGACGTGGCGAAGTTGTTCGTGGACTTCCTCGGCGCGGGCGGCATCGAGGTGGTCGCCATGTCGAGCGAGGACATCGACACGGCCGCGGAGGTCGGCAGGCTGAGCCCCGAGGCCGTCGTCGAGCTGGCGGTGGCGCATGATCACCCGGCGGCGGACGCCGTGCTGGTGCCCGACACCGCGATGCGCACGCTGGGTGTGCTGGGCGCGATCGAGGATCGGCTGGGCAAGCCCGTCCTGACCGCGAACCAGGTGACGATCTGGGAAGGGCTCCGGCTGACCGGCCAGGTGCCCCGGTGCGACCAGCTGGGCAGGCTGTTCGCAGAAGGCAGGTGA
- a CDS encoding thiamine pyrophosphate-binding protein — protein MTKTGAQHLVDALLELGAEVAFGLPGVHNLPIWEALADSPLRLIGVRHEQTAGYAADGYARATGKLGVAIVTTGPGAANTIAAVGEAMASGTPVLVIATDIPAGLRRPGTVRGVLHETSDQAALFAPVTKAAFTVETPEDLAPTVLRAARLAVRPQSGPVYVGVPTDFLRHNGFRGPDPEPTEAFPALAVADLDAARRMLAMASRPLIWAGGGAARAGAGEVIGQLAEKLAAPVITTFAARGLLPPAHPCAAPNPVHAPEVGALWDEADVVLGIGTDFDGLMTQNWLMPKPPKLIVINVDPKDAAKNYPPDITLAGDARDVVPELLQGLPARPGLAELTERLQRISEQVRRRIRSEEPQAADFLRTLEETLPERAMLVADMCIAGYWAGGFHRVRAPHRFAYPMGWGTLGFGFPAALGAAASGAGRVVCVSGDGGFLYGCGDLATLAQESLPVTVIIVDDGGYGMLRFDQDREGLPHRGVNLHTPDFVGLARSFGVDAGRVEGFGRAFRRLLGEFVRSDEPNVLVVRASLKPPVNTSPRWYRAMRSR, from the coding sequence GTGACGAAGACCGGCGCCCAGCACCTCGTGGACGCGCTGCTCGAGCTCGGGGCCGAGGTCGCGTTCGGCCTCCCGGGCGTGCACAACCTGCCGATCTGGGAAGCGCTCGCGGACAGCCCGCTCCGGCTGATCGGCGTCCGGCACGAACAGACCGCCGGGTACGCGGCGGACGGGTACGCGCGGGCGACCGGCAAGCTCGGCGTCGCGATCGTGACGACCGGACCGGGCGCGGCGAACACGATCGCCGCGGTCGGTGAGGCGATGGCGTCCGGCACGCCGGTGCTGGTGATCGCCACCGACATCCCGGCGGGACTGCGGCGGCCGGGCACGGTGCGCGGCGTCCTGCACGAGACCAGCGACCAGGCCGCGTTGTTCGCGCCGGTGACGAAGGCGGCGTTCACCGTCGAGACGCCCGAGGACCTCGCGCCCACGGTTCTGCGCGCCGCCCGGCTGGCGGTGCGGCCGCAGAGCGGCCCGGTGTACGTCGGTGTTCCCACGGATTTCTTGCGGCACAACGGTTTCCGTGGTCCGGACCCGGAACCGACCGAGGCGTTCCCGGCGCTGGCGGTGGCGGATCTCGACGCGGCGCGGCGCATGTTGGCGATGGCGTCGAGGCCGCTGATCTGGGCGGGCGGTGGCGCGGCCAGGGCCGGGGCGGGCGAGGTGATCGGGCAGCTGGCGGAGAAGCTGGCCGCGCCGGTGATCACGACGTTCGCCGCGCGCGGTCTGCTGCCGCCCGCGCACCCGTGTGCCGCGCCGAACCCCGTGCACGCGCCGGAGGTGGGCGCGCTGTGGGACGAGGCCGACGTGGTGCTCGGCATCGGCACCGACTTCGACGGGCTGATGACGCAGAACTGGCTCATGCCCAAGCCGCCGAAGCTCATCGTGATCAACGTCGATCCCAAGGACGCGGCCAAGAACTACCCGCCCGACATCACCCTGGCCGGCGACGCGCGGGACGTGGTGCCCGAACTGCTGCAGGGGTTGCCGGCGCGGCCCGGGCTGGCCGAGCTGACCGAGCGGCTGCAGCGGATCTCCGAGCAGGTGCGCCGCCGTATCCGCAGCGAGGAGCCGCAGGCCGCGGATTTCCTGCGCACACTGGAAGAAACGCTGCCCGAGCGCGCCATGCTGGTGGCGGACATGTGCATCGCCGGTTACTGGGCGGGCGGTTTCCACCGCGTGCGGGCGCCGCACCGGTTCGCGTACCCGATGGGCTGGGGCACGCTCGGGTTCGGCTTCCCGGCCGCGCTGGGCGCGGCGGCCAGCGGGGCGGGCCGGGTGGTGTGCGTCAGCGGCGACGGCGGTTTCCTTTACGGGTGCGGCGATCTGGCGACACTGGCGCAGGAGTCGCTGCCGGTGACGGTGATCATCGTCGACGACGGCGGCTACGGCATGCTCCGGTTCGACCAGGACCGGGAGGGCCTGCCGCACCGCGGCGTAAACCTGCACACGCCGGATTTCGTCGGCCTGGCCCGGTCCTTCGGCGTGGACGCCGGCCGGGTGGAGGGCTTCGGCCGCGCATTCCGGCGGCTGCTCGGCGAATTCGTGCGCAGCGACGAGCCGAACGTCCTGGTGGTGCGTGCGTCGTTGAAGCCTCCCGTGAACACTTCGCCCCGGTGGTACCGGGCCATGCGGTCGCGTTGA
- a CDS encoding flavodoxin family protein, with the protein MRATILNCTVKPSPEPSNTDALAELVAAGLRELGADVRTIRLVDHDIKSGVSSDMGDGDEWPGIREEIVNSEILIMASPTWVGHPSSVAQRAIERMDAMLSETGDDGTPVAYNRVAGVVVTGNEDGAHHVISENNGALGDIGFRIPGQAWVNWNMGPGPGPSYSDTDHGHQYVHQVAGLMAKNLYALAAALRDRPIPAEISRGED; encoded by the coding sequence ATGCGCGCGACCATCCTGAACTGCACGGTGAAGCCCTCGCCGGAACCGTCGAACACCGACGCGCTGGCCGAGCTGGTGGCTGCAGGCCTGCGCGAACTCGGCGCCGACGTGCGGACCATCCGGCTGGTCGACCACGACATCAAGTCGGGTGTCAGCAGCGACATGGGCGACGGCGACGAGTGGCCCGGCATCCGCGAGGAGATCGTGAACTCCGAGATCCTCATCATGGCGTCACCCACGTGGGTCGGGCACCCCTCGTCGGTCGCGCAGCGGGCGATCGAACGCATGGACGCGATGCTGTCCGAGACGGGCGACGACGGTACACCGGTTGCATACAACCGCGTGGCGGGCGTGGTCGTGACCGGCAACGAGGACGGCGCGCACCACGTGATCAGCGAAAACAACGGCGCGCTCGGCGACATCGGCTTCAGGATTCCCGGGCAGGCCTGGGTCAACTGGAACATGGGCCCAGGGCCGGGCCCGAGCTACAGCGACACCGACCACGGGCACCAGTACGTCCACCAAGTGGCGGGCCTGATGGCGAAGAACCTCTACGCGCTGGCCGCCGCACTGCGCGACCGCCCGATCCCAGCAGAAATCTCCCGCGGCGAAGACTGA
- a CDS encoding zinc-binding dehydrogenase, which yields MRAVVVDGPGGPEVLRVREVPVPEVRDGWTLVRVEAFGLNRSELMTRQGLSPNVRFPRVLGIECVGVVVESARLPPGAKVAAVMGEMGREFDGGYAEYALLPDDLLIPVQTDLPSEVFAALPETYLTASGSLAAFGPASPGQSLLIRGGTSSVGMATLSLARERGLVTIATTRNRDKVAALEKAGASHVVVDRGDIGADVRTLFPDGPDFVLDLIGAPTVPGSLRLVKRGGTVCVAGMLSGEWVIPDFQPVAAIPSGTKLTAFQSNDIRGASGGEALQAIVDGVANGVYQPNLDRVFRLEQIVQAHAYMEANQAAGKVVVRND from the coding sequence ATGCGAGCGGTTGTGGTGGACGGCCCGGGCGGGCCGGAAGTGTTGCGGGTGCGGGAAGTTCCGGTGCCCGAGGTGCGGGACGGCTGGACCCTGGTGCGCGTCGAGGCGTTCGGGCTGAACCGGTCGGAGTTGATGACCCGCCAGGGTCTGTCGCCGAACGTGCGGTTCCCCCGGGTGCTGGGCATCGAGTGCGTCGGCGTGGTCGTGGAGTCCGCGCGCCTCCCGCCGGGCGCCAAGGTGGCCGCTGTGATGGGCGAGATGGGCCGGGAGTTCGACGGCGGGTACGCGGAGTACGCGCTGCTGCCGGACGACCTGCTGATCCCGGTGCAGACCGACCTGCCGTCGGAGGTCTTCGCCGCGCTGCCGGAGACTTACCTGACCGCGTCGGGGTCGCTGGCGGCGTTCGGGCCGGCGTCGCCGGGGCAGAGCCTGCTGATCCGCGGCGGGACGTCGTCGGTGGGGATGGCGACGCTGTCGCTGGCGCGGGAGCGGGGGCTGGTGACCATCGCGACGACGCGCAACCGGGACAAGGTGGCGGCGCTGGAAAAGGCGGGCGCGTCGCACGTGGTGGTGGACCGCGGGGACATCGGCGCCGACGTCCGCACCCTGTTCCCGGACGGCCCGGACTTCGTGCTGGACCTGATCGGAGCGCCGACGGTGCCGGGCTCGCTGCGGCTGGTCAAGCGCGGCGGCACGGTGTGCGTGGCGGGCATGCTGAGCGGCGAGTGGGTGATCCCGGACTTCCAGCCGGTGGCGGCGATCCCGTCCGGCACGAAGCTGACGGCGTTCCAGAGCAACGACATCCGGGGCGCGTCCGGCGGCGAAGCGCTGCAGGCGATCGTCGACGGTGTGGCGAACGGCGTGTACCAGCCGAACCTCGACCGGGTGTTCCGGCTGGAGCAGATCGTCCAGGCGCACGCCTACATGGAGGCCAACCAGGCCGCCGGAAAGGTGGTGGTCCGGAACGACTGA
- a CDS encoding maleate cis-trans isomerase family protein, whose amino-acid sequence MDFDFPVFDGPLAQRGIGVIAPFDLALERELWRWIPMEVSLHLARTPYEPVPVSMEMAQLVSNHQHLAAATRDVLHVEPEVVAYLCTSGSFVNGLDYERSLCKAICDAGAPDAVTTSGALAEVLHLLDVHKVAVITPYDADLTASLHDFLAELNVDTVSSDHLGLGGGIWKVSYRTIAERILGADHPDAEAIFVSCTNLPTYDVIEPLEMALGKPVLTANQLTMWACLRRMELPIVGPGKWLREVS is encoded by the coding sequence TTGGATTTCGACTTCCCTGTCTTCGACGGGCCACTGGCACAGCGAGGCATCGGAGTCATCGCACCCTTCGACCTGGCGCTGGAGCGCGAGCTCTGGCGCTGGATCCCGATGGAGGTGTCGCTGCACCTCGCCCGCACGCCCTACGAACCGGTGCCGGTCAGCATGGAGATGGCCCAGCTGGTCAGCAACCACCAGCACCTGGCCGCCGCCACCCGCGACGTGCTGCACGTCGAGCCCGAGGTGGTCGCGTACCTGTGCACGTCGGGCAGCTTCGTCAACGGCCTGGACTACGAGCGCTCGCTGTGCAAGGCGATCTGCGACGCCGGCGCGCCGGACGCGGTCACCACGTCGGGCGCGCTGGCCGAGGTGCTGCACCTGCTGGACGTCCACAAGGTCGCGGTGATCACCCCGTACGACGCGGACCTGACGGCGAGCCTGCACGACTTCCTCGCCGAGCTGAACGTGGACACCGTCTCCAGCGACCACCTCGGCCTCGGCGGCGGGATCTGGAAGGTCAGCTACCGCACGATCGCCGAGCGGATCCTGGGCGCCGACCACCCCGACGCCGAGGCGATCTTCGTGAGCTGCACGAACCTCCCGACGTACGACGTGATCGAACCGCTGGAGATGGCCCTGGGCAAGCCCGTGCTGACCGCGAACCAGCTGACGATGTGGGCTTGCCTGAGACGCATGGAGCTGCCGATCGTCGGCCCCGGCAAGTGGCTGCGCGAAGTGTCCTGA
- a CDS encoding D-2-hydroxyacid dehydrogenase gives MIGTENPVLAVLCGEDQARDLTESPAMRRIASSAVVRYTGEAGLADALRGADVLFVHDFLSRAVPEAWPAADRLRWLHIASAGVDPVMFPGMRDSDVVLTNSRGVFDDSIAEYVLGVILTFAKDLHGSLDLQRQSRWQHRETERIAGRSALVVGTGPIGRAIARMLRAVGMSVSGAGRRARSGDPDFGDVHASDRLVEYLPAFDYVVAVAPLTEETKGLFDAAAFAAMKPTARFVNVGRGELVVTGDLVEALRTGRIAGAALDVFDTEPLPVDSPLWTMRNVLVSPHMSGDFIGWRDTLVEVFADNFHRWQTGAPLRNVVDKQLGYVPSDR, from the coding sequence GTGATCGGTACTGAGAATCCGGTGCTGGCGGTGTTGTGCGGTGAAGACCAGGCCCGGGACCTCACCGAATCGCCGGCCATGCGGCGCATCGCTTCTTCGGCCGTCGTGCGTTACACCGGCGAGGCCGGCTTGGCCGATGCGCTCCGCGGCGCCGACGTCCTGTTCGTCCACGATTTCCTTTCCCGTGCGGTGCCGGAGGCCTGGCCCGCGGCGGACCGGCTGCGCTGGCTGCACATCGCCAGCGCCGGGGTGGACCCGGTGATGTTCCCCGGGATGCGGGACAGCGACGTCGTGCTCACCAACTCGCGCGGCGTGTTCGACGACTCGATAGCGGAATACGTCCTGGGGGTGATCCTCACCTTCGCGAAGGACCTGCACGGATCGCTCGACCTGCAGCGCCAGAGCCGCTGGCAGCACCGCGAGACCGAGCGGATCGCCGGGCGCTCGGCGCTGGTGGTGGGGACCGGGCCGATCGGCAGGGCGATCGCGCGGATGCTGCGGGCCGTCGGGATGAGCGTTTCGGGCGCCGGCCGCCGGGCGCGCTCCGGTGACCCGGACTTCGGGGACGTCCACGCCTCGGACCGGCTGGTCGAGTACCTCCCGGCGTTCGACTACGTCGTCGCCGTGGCGCCGCTGACCGAGGAGACCAAGGGCCTGTTCGACGCCGCCGCGTTCGCCGCGATGAAGCCGACGGCCCGGTTCGTCAACGTCGGCCGCGGTGAGCTGGTGGTCACCGGCGACCTGGTCGAGGCCCTGCGGACGGGGCGCATCGCGGGCGCCGCGCTGGACGTGTTCGACACCGAGCCGCTGCCCGTGGACAGTCCGTTGTGGACGATGCGGAACGTGCTGGTCTCGCCGCACATGTCCGGTGACTTCATCGGGTGGCGGGACACGCTGGTCGAGGTGTTCGCGGACAACTTCCACCGCTGGCAGACTGGCGCCCCGCTTCGTAATGTCGTGGACAAGCAGCTGGGGTATGTGCCGTCCGATCGGTGA